The proteins below are encoded in one region of Nilaparvata lugens isolate BPH chromosome X, ASM1435652v1, whole genome shotgun sequence:
- the LOC111059327 gene encoding uncharacterized protein LOC111059327 — translation MIDYILYQGDLRYAFKDVKVIRGAELDTDHRLLVADTGFAERKVERQRAYTRIKHEELRCIENRERYKTELSDQIANMQNNCNNVDSFWNELKVAITGAAKGVCGEKRLGRFKRRIRCWTEEVQMKVKEKKKAYRNYMMTKRQEEYRMYVEKRNEAKRTIRLAKTNSWEEFGQDLQHQHGHDNGRSFWKIVKCLKEKFGKQIRTIADEE, via the coding sequence ATGATTGACTATATTCTGTACCAGGGTGACCTCAGGTATGCTTTCAAAGATGTCAAAGTCATCAGAGGAGCTGAACTAGACACTGACCATAGGTTACTAGTGGCAGATACTGGATTTGCAGAGAGGAAGGTCGAGCGACAGCGAGCATACACAAGAATAAAGCATGAAGAACTAAGGTGTATTGAGAACAGAGAAAGATACAAAACAGAGTTGTCAGACCAGATTGCAAATATGCAGAACAACTGTAATAATGTAGATAGTTTCTGGAATGAGCTGAAAGTTGCTATTACAGGTGCTGCAAAGGgagtgtgtggcgaaaaaaggCTGGGAAGGTTTAAGAGAAGGATAAGATGTTGGACAGAGGAGGTTCAGATGAaagtgaaagagaaaaagaaagcaTACAGAAATTACATGATGACTAAGAGGCAGGAGGAGTACAGAATGTATGTTGAGAAAAGGAATGAGGCAAAGAGAACTATAAGGTTGGCAAAAACTAATTCATGGGAAGAATTTGGTCAAGATCTGCAACACCAACATGGACATGATAATGGTCGTTCATTTTGGAAAATTGTCAAGtgtttaaaagaaaaatttggaAAGCAGATCAGAACAATAGCTGATGAAGAATGA